The sequence GACGCTGGGGCCAGCGTCAAGGACGTGCTGAGGGCCGCGGGGCAGCACGGCATCAAGGTCAGGTACCTCTTCATAACGCACTACCACGTTGACCACGTGAGGCACGCTGCTGAGATAGCCGAGGCCCTCGGCTGCAGGGTGGTGGCCCCTGAGCTCGACTCTGACGTCATAGAGGGCAGGTCCCCTCCCCCTGGGGGCCTGGCGGGCCTCTTCCACAGGCTGCTCAGGGTCAGGCCAGTGAGGGTTGACGTCAAGGTCAGGGACGGCGACGAGGTGGAGGGCTACAGGGCTGTGGCGGCCCCCGGCCACACGCCTAGCAGCACCGCTTACG comes from uncultured Acidilobus sp. JCHS and encodes:
- a CDS encoding Zn-dependent hydrolase, including glyoxylase, whose protein sequence is MEVYLVRGMSNSYLTSDGVIIDAGASVKDVLRAAGQHGIKVRYLFITHYHVDHVRHAAEIAEALGCRVVAPELDSDVIEGRSPPPGGLAGLFHRLLRVRPVRVDVKVRDGDEVEGYRAVAAPGHTPSSTAYVKEGVMFSGDAVLSSRGRPVPPPRRYNLDQARAEESFRRLLALRPGVIYPGHG